A single region of the Nicotiana sylvestris chromosome 6, ASM39365v2, whole genome shotgun sequence genome encodes:
- the LOC104211045 gene encoding uncharacterized protein — protein MAKKVTGNVARAKDGAAALGGGGGITGDSIDGIDGMAEDGGVGAEGIPDGGMTLGEGRGVTGESANGVDGIAAGDGGLIMDKGVGAEGLLDGVGPGARVATGEGADIGVVVVAVVGLAGADTGVVVGGIVRLGLGGVAGVAGADIGVALGGLVGVVGADTGAALGGVVGVTVADTGVAVGGIIGFAGADTGVVVGGIVRLALGGVAGVAGADIGLALDGLVGLDGVDTGVDFGGVVGLTGADTGTALGRVADVLLGEIVGATGADIGVFVGGIVRLVLGGVAGVTGADIGVVLGGLVGVAGVDTGVDVGGVVGLTGGDTGVALGGVVRLVLGELVGLVGADFGVAIGGVVGLGGADIGLALGGVVGLVGANTGVDVGGVVDMALGGVLGVTGADTGVATDEVVGAARGGVVNVAGTDIGVAIGGVVGVARGGILRVVGADTGVAIDEVVGAACGGVGVLRVIGADTGVAIDEVVGAARGGVVNVTGTDIGVAIGGVVGVARGGIVRVGVAGADIGAVVGGVVEVTGTSRGAREVAVAETLITNFMPRSQCPANVQM, from the coding sequence ATGGCCAAGAAAGTGACTGGCAATGTTGCAAGAGCCAAAGATGGTGCAGCAGCACTTGGTGGAGGCGGTGGTATAACCGGAGACTCGATCGATGGCATAGATGGCATGGCAGAAGATGGAGGTGTAGGGGCAGAGGGGATACCAGATGGTGGAATGACACTAGGGGAAGGCAGAGGCGTAACTGGAGAATCGGCCAATGGCGTCGATGGAATCGCGGCGGGAGACGGTGGGTTAATAATGGATAAAGGTGTTGGGGCAGAAGGGCTCCTAGATGGTGTAGGTCCAGGTGCTAGAGTTGCCACTGGTGAAGGAGCAGATATTGGGGTGGTTGTTGTTGCAGTAGTAGGGTTGGCAGGAGCAGATACTGGAGTGGTTGTTGGAGGAATAGTACGCTTGGGTCTTGGTGGAGTAGCTGGGGTGGCAGGAGCAGATATTGGGGTGGCTCTTGGTGGCTTAGTAGGGGTGGTCGGAGCAGATACTGGTGCAGCTCTTGGTGGAGTAGTGGGGGTGACAGTAGCGGATACTGGGGTAGCTGTTGGTGGAATAATAGGGTTTGCAGGAGCAGATACTGGAGTGGTTGTTGGTGGAATAGTGCGCTTGGCTCTTGGTGGAGTAGCTGGGGTGGCAGGAGCAGATATTGGGTTGGCTCTTGATGGTTTAGTAGGGCTGGACGGAGTAGATACAGGGGTGGATTTTGGTGGAGTAGTGGGGCTGACAGGAGCAGATACTGGTACAGCTCTTGGTAGAGTAGCAGACGTGCTTCTTGGTGAAATAGTTGGTGCGACAGGAGCGGATATTGGAGTGTTTGTTGGTGGAATAGTACGCTTGGTTCTTGGTGGAGTAGCTGGGGTGACAGGAGCAGATATTGGGGTGGTTCTTGGTGGCTTAGTAGGGGTGGCCGGAGTAGATACAGGGGTGGATGTTGGTGGAGTAGTGGGGTTGACAGGAGGAGATACTGGTGTGGCTCTTGGTGGAGTAGTACGCTTAGTTCTTGGTGAACTTGTGGGCCTGGTAGGAGCAGATTTCGGGGTGGCTATCGGTGGGGTAGTGGGGTTGGGAGGAGCAGATATTGGCTTGGCTCTTGGTGGAGTAGTAGGATTGGTCGGAGCAAATACTGGGGTAGATGTTGGTGGAGTAGTGGATATGGCTCTTGGTGGAGTACTGGGGGTGACAGGAGCAGATACTGGGGTGGCTACTGATGAAGTAGTAGGCGCGGCTCGTGGTGGAGTGGTGAACGTGGCAGGAACAGATATCGGTGTAGCTATTGGTGGAGTAGTAGGTGTGGCTCGTGGTGGAATACTGCGGGTGGTAGGAGCAGATACTGGGGTGGCTATTGATGAAGTAGTAGGCGCGGCTTGTGGTGGAGTGGGAGTACTGCGGGTGATAGGAGCAGATACTGGAGTGGCTATTGATGAAGTAGTAGGCGCGGCTCGTGGTGGAGTGGTGAACGTGACAGGAACAGATATCGGTGTAGCCATTGGTGGAGTAGTAGGTGTGGCTCGTGGTGGAATAGTGCGTGTGGGCGTGGCCGGAGCAGATATTGGGGCGGTTGTTGGTGGAGTAGTGGAAGTCACAGGTACAAGCCGAGGAGCAAGAGAGGTGGCGGTAGCAGAGACACTTATAACCAATTTCATGCCTAGGTCACAATGCCCTGCAAATGTACAAATGTAA